In Denitratisoma sp. DHT3, one DNA window encodes the following:
- a CDS encoding UDP-2,3-diacylglucosamine diphosphatase, with protein sequence MDLFISDLHLCPSRPAATERFLDFLAGPATRAGAVYILGDLFEYWAGDDDIADPFNASICAALNRLSRHGTFLGFIPGNRDFLVGPAFAAAAGLALLADGSVRDIGGTPTLLMHGDTLCTDDHGYLEFRATIRSDAWRREFLARPLAARKAEIEALRRHSEAEKQRKPMALMDAHPAAVAQALRESGCRRLIHGHTHRPARHEHIVDGRTCERWVLGDWYDSGDYLACDASGCRLHPLPAG encoded by the coding sequence TTGGACCTCTTCATCTCCGACCTGCACCTCTGTCCATCGCGGCCCGCGGCGACGGAGCGCTTTCTCGACTTTCTCGCCGGCCCGGCCACCCGGGCCGGCGCCGTCTACATCCTGGGTGATCTGTTCGAGTACTGGGCCGGCGACGACGATATCGCCGACCCCTTCAACGCTTCCATCTGCGCCGCCCTGAATCGCCTTTCGCGGCACGGCACCTTCCTCGGCTTCATTCCCGGCAACCGCGACTTCCTGGTGGGGCCGGCGTTTGCCGCCGCCGCCGGCCTGGCCCTGCTGGCGGACGGCAGCGTGCGCGACATCGGCGGCACGCCGACCCTGCTGATGCACGGCGACACCCTGTGCACCGACGACCATGGCTATCTGGAGTTCCGCGCCACGATCCGCAGCGACGCCTGGCGCCGGGAGTTCCTGGCGCGGCCGCTGGCCGCTCGCAAGGCCGAGATCGAAGCCCTGCGCCGCCACAGCGAAGCCGAAAAGCAGCGCAAGCCGATGGCCCTGATGGACGCCCATCCGGCGGCCGTGGCCCAGGCGCTGCGCGAATCCGGCTGCCGGCGCCTGATCCACGGCCACACCCACCGCCCCGCGCGCCACGAACACATCGTCGATGGCCGGACCTGCGAGCGCTGGGTGCTGGGCGACTGGTATGACAGCGGCGACTATCTGGCGTGCGATGCGTCGGGTTGCCGACTTCACCCCCTTCCCGCCGGATGA
- the recQ gene encoding DNA helicase RecQ has translation MKDPRQLLHSVFGYNSFRGEQAAIVDHVANGGDALVLMPTGGGKSLCYQLPALLRPGCGIVVSPLIALMQDQVDALLQSGVKAAFLNSSQDFEAAVDTERRLMTGQLDLLYVAPERLLSDRFLGLLDQLHEQRGLALFAIDEAHCVSQWGHDFRPEYIQLSVLHERYPEIPRIALTATADEPTRNEIVHRLGLEEAKKFVSSFDRPNIRYTVVERDTPKKQLLGFLAAHRNAAGIVYCLSRKKVDETAAWLREQGFNALPYHAGLDAETRRVHQQRFVRDEGVVMVATIAFGMGIDKPDVRFVAHLDLPKSLEAYYQETGRAGRDGEPAEAWMTYGLNDVVIHRNRIDESAAGEEQKRIERQKLDAMLAYCEAAGCRRTLLLQYFGETTGACNNCDTCASPPQLWDGTVAAQKLLSAALRTGQRFGSGHLMDVLRGKRNPKIDEYRHDLLPTFGVGQDLDEATWRAVIRQLLVAGILQADAQRFGAITLTAAARAVLKGETTLMLRRPRKLTSGRPPRFSRSEEKSELDIGDLALFETLRTWRAEEAKRQGVPAYVILHDRSLRELAQQRPATLADLHEVPGIGEAKAARYGEALLELIAAR, from the coding sequence ATGAAAGACCCTCGCCAGCTGCTGCACAGCGTCTTCGGCTACAACAGCTTCCGCGGCGAGCAGGCCGCCATCGTGGATCACGTGGCCAACGGCGGCGACGCCCTGGTGCTGATGCCCACCGGCGGCGGCAAGTCGCTGTGCTACCAGTTGCCGGCGCTGCTGCGGCCCGGCTGCGGCATCGTCGTCTCGCCGCTGATCGCGCTGATGCAGGACCAGGTGGATGCCCTGCTGCAATCCGGGGTCAAGGCCGCCTTCCTCAATTCCAGCCAGGACTTCGAGGCGGCGGTGGACACCGAGCGGCGCCTGATGACCGGGCAACTGGACCTGCTCTACGTGGCCCCCGAGCGCCTGCTCAGCGACCGCTTCCTGGGCCTGCTCGACCAGCTCCACGAACAGCGCGGCCTGGCGCTGTTCGCCATCGACGAGGCGCACTGCGTTTCCCAATGGGGCCACGATTTCCGCCCCGAGTACATCCAGCTCTCGGTGCTCCACGAGCGCTACCCCGAGATTCCCCGGATCGCCCTGACGGCCACCGCGGACGAGCCCACCCGCAACGAGATCGTCCATCGGCTCGGCCTGGAGGAGGCGAAGAAGTTCGTTTCCAGCTTCGACCGGCCCAACATCCGCTATACCGTGGTGGAGCGGGACACCCCAAAAAAGCAGCTGCTCGGTTTCCTCGCCGCCCACCGCAACGCCGCCGGCATCGTGTATTGCCTGTCGCGCAAGAAGGTCGACGAAACCGCCGCCTGGCTGCGCGAACAGGGATTCAACGCCCTGCCCTACCACGCCGGCCTGGACGCCGAGACGCGGCGCGTCCATCAGCAGCGCTTCGTCCGCGACGAAGGCGTCGTGATGGTGGCCACCATCGCCTTCGGCATGGGCATCGACAAGCCCGACGTGCGCTTCGTCGCCCACCTGGACCTGCCCAAGAGCCTGGAAGCCTACTACCAGGAGACCGGCCGCGCCGGCCGCGACGGCGAGCCCGCCGAGGCCTGGATGACCTACGGCCTGAACGACGTGGTGATCCACCGCAACCGCATCGACGAGTCCGCCGCCGGCGAAGAGCAAAAGCGCATCGAGCGGCAGAAGCTCGACGCCATGCTCGCCTACTGCGAAGCCGCCGGCTGCCGCCGCACCCTGCTGCTGCAATACTTCGGCGAGACCACCGGCGCATGCAACAACTGCGACACCTGCGCGAGCCCGCCCCAGCTCTGGGACGGCACCGTCGCCGCGCAAAAGCTGCTGTCCGCCGCGCTGCGCACCGGGCAGCGCTTCGGCAGCGGCCATCTGATGGACGTGCTGCGCGGCAAGCGCAACCCCAAGATCGACGAATACCGCCATGACCTGCTGCCCACCTTCGGCGTCGGCCAGGACCTGGACGAGGCCACCTGGCGCGCCGTGATCCGGCAACTGCTGGTGGCCGGCATTCTCCAGGCCGACGCCCAGCGCTTCGGCGCCATCACCCTCACCGCGGCCGCCCGCGCCGTGCTGAAGGGCGAGACCACCCTGATGCTGCGGCGGCCGCGCAAGCTCACCTCCGGCCGCCCACCCCGCTTCAGCCGCAGCGAGGAGAAGAGCGAACTGGACATCGGCGATCTGGCCCTGTTCGAGACCCTGCGGACATGGCGCGCCGAAGAGGCCAAGCGCCAGGGCGTCCCGGCCTACGTGATCCTCCACGACCGCAGCCTGCGCGAACTGGCCCAGCAGCGGCCCGCCACGCTGGCCGATCTGCACGAGGTTCCCGGCATCGGCGAAGCCAAGGCCGCGCGCTACGGCGAAGCGCTGCTGGAACTCATCGCGGCGCGCTGA
- a CDS encoding LysR family transcriptional regulator — protein MDRLTQIEAFVATAGRGSLTAAAQAEGVTPAVIGRRIDALEQRLGVRLMLRTTRRLSLTQEGAAYLEECQRLLNELANAEAAVSLGGVRARGHLRISAPAGFGRRHVAPRVAEYLDANPEVTVGLDLSDRIVDLVNEGIDCAVRVGELVDSSLTSVRLGDMRRMVVASPAYLARHGAPATPDELGRHECLSLGQQRGWSFAEPKQKGSVRTIKVAGRLECNDGAVLHEWALAGRGLAWRSQWEVGEDLKAGRLVAVLEEYAAPPLGIYALYPQRRQMPLRLRLFIDLLRETYRAPGYWEQG, from the coding sequence ATGGATCGCCTGACCCAGATCGAAGCCTTCGTCGCCACCGCCGGCCGTGGCAGCCTGACCGCCGCCGCCCAGGCGGAAGGGGTGACGCCCGCCGTCATCGGCCGCCGCATCGATGCCCTGGAGCAGCGGCTGGGGGTGCGCCTGATGCTCCGCACCACCCGGCGCCTGAGCCTGACCCAGGAAGGGGCGGCCTATCTGGAGGAATGCCAGCGTCTGCTGAACGAACTGGCGAACGCCGAGGCGGCCGTGAGCCTGGGTGGGGTAAGGGCGCGGGGGCATCTGCGGATTTCGGCGCCCGCCGGTTTCGGCCGCCGCCATGTGGCGCCGCGGGTGGCGGAGTATCTCGACGCCAATCCGGAGGTGACCGTGGGGCTGGACCTGTCGGACCGCATCGTCGACCTGGTGAATGAGGGCATCGATTGCGCGGTGCGCGTCGGCGAACTGGTGGATTCGAGCCTGACCAGCGTCCGCCTGGGCGACATGCGGCGCATGGTGGTGGCGAGCCCCGCCTATCTGGCCCGCCACGGCGCGCCGGCCACGCCCGACGAGCTGGGCCGCCACGAATGCCTTTCCCTCGGTCAGCAGCGGGGCTGGAGCTTCGCCGAACCGAAGCAGAAGGGCTCGGTGCGGACGATCAAGGTGGCCGGCCGCCTGGAATGCAACGACGGCGCCGTGCTCCACGAATGGGCGCTGGCCGGTCGCGGCCTGGCCTGGCGCTCGCAGTGGGAGGTGGGGGAGGACCTGAAGGCCGGGCGGCTGGTGGCGGTGCTGGAGGAGTACGCGGCGCCGCCGCTGGGCATCTACGCCCTCTATCCCCAGCGCCGCCAGATGCCCCTGCGGCTGCGGCTGTTCATCGATCTGCTGCGCGAGACTTACCGCGCGCCGGGGTATTGGGAGCAGGGGTGA
- the aceB gene encoding malate synthase A, with product MTTTPTLALPAGMQINAPLQPGYERILTTEALALVVKLHRACEPRRQELLKKRIERQARIDAGEMPDFLPETQAVRDGDWKVAPLPKALECRRVEITGPVERKMIINAFNSGADSYMTDFEDSNSPKWDNQIQGQINLYDAVRRQISHTNEAGKTYRLNDTIATLQVRPRGWHLDEKHVTVDGQRVSGGIFDFALFFFHNAKEQIARSNGSAGPFFYLPKMESHLEARLWNDIFCLAQDHIGLPRGTIKATVLIETILATFEMEEILYELREHSAGLNAGRWDYIFSCIKKFKKNQDFCLAQRSAITMEVPFMRAYALALVKACHKRGAPAMGGMSALIPIKNDPEANEKALAGIRRDKTRDANDGFDGGWVAHPGLVSIAMEEFKKVLGERPNQWEKQRDETFGAQDFLNFQPEAPITETGLRNNINVGIHYLGAWLAGNGCVPIHNLMEDAATAEISRSQVWQWVVSPKGVLDDGRKVTADMVRPMIAEELAKVKATVSAQGEDTATYDQAAVIFDKMSLAPEYPEFLTLPLYEAMA from the coding sequence ATGACCACCACGCCCACTCTCGCCCTGCCCGCCGGCATGCAGATCAACGCGCCGCTCCAGCCCGGCTATGAGCGCATCCTCACCACCGAGGCCCTGGCGCTGGTCGTCAAGCTGCACCGCGCCTGCGAGCCGCGCCGCCAGGAACTGCTGAAGAAGCGCATCGAGCGCCAGGCCCGCATCGACGCCGGCGAGATGCCCGACTTCCTGCCCGAGACCCAAGCCGTGCGCGATGGCGACTGGAAGGTGGCGCCGCTGCCGAAGGCCCTGGAATGCCGCCGCGTCGAGATCACCGGCCCGGTCGAACGCAAGATGATCATCAACGCCTTCAACTCCGGCGCCGACAGCTACATGACCGACTTCGAGGATTCCAACAGCCCGAAGTGGGACAACCAGATCCAGGGCCAGATCAACCTCTACGACGCCGTGCGGCGCCAGATCAGCCATACCAACGAGGCCGGCAAGACCTACCGGCTCAACGACACCATCGCCACCCTGCAGGTGCGCCCCCGCGGCTGGCACCTGGACGAAAAGCACGTCACCGTGGACGGCCAGCGCGTCTCCGGCGGCATCTTCGACTTCGCCCTGTTCTTCTTCCACAACGCCAAAGAGCAGATCGCCCGGAGTAACGGTAGCGCCGGCCCCTTCTTCTACCTGCCCAAGATGGAAAGCCACCTGGAGGCCCGGCTGTGGAACGACATCTTCTGTCTGGCCCAGGACCACATCGGCCTGCCCCGCGGCACCATCAAGGCCACCGTGCTGATCGAGACCATCCTCGCCACCTTCGAGATGGAGGAAATCCTCTATGAGCTGCGCGAGCACAGCGCGGGCCTCAACGCCGGCCGCTGGGACTACATCTTCTCCTGCATCAAGAAGTTCAAGAAGAACCAGGATTTCTGCCTCGCCCAACGCAGCGCCATCACCATGGAAGTGCCCTTCATGCGCGCCTACGCCCTGGCCCTGGTGAAGGCCTGCCACAAGCGCGGCGCCCCCGCCATGGGCGGCATGAGCGCGCTGATCCCGATCAAGAACGACCCCGAGGCCAACGAAAAGGCGCTCGCTGGCATCCGCCGCGACAAGACCCGCGACGCCAACGACGGCTTCGACGGCGGCTGGGTGGCCCACCCCGGGCTGGTCTCCATCGCCATGGAGGAATTCAAGAAGGTGCTGGGCGAGCGCCCCAACCAGTGGGAGAAACAGCGCGACGAGACCTTCGGCGCGCAGGATTTCCTCAACTTCCAGCCCGAGGCCCCCATCACCGAAACGGGCCTGCGCAACAACATCAACGTCGGCATCCACTACCTGGGCGCCTGGCTCGCCGGCAACGGCTGCGTGCCCATCCACAACCTGATGGAAGACGCCGCCACCGCCGAGATCAGCCGCTCCCAGGTGTGGCAGTGGGTGGTGAGCCCCAAGGGCGTGCTCGACGATGGCCGCAAGGTCACCGCCGACATGGTGCGCCCCATGATCGCCGAGGAACTGGCCAAGGTGAAGGCCACCGTCAGCGCCCAGGGCGAGGATACTGCCACCTACGACCAGGCGGCGGTGATCTTCGACAAGATGAGTCTGGCGCCGGAGTATCCGGAGTTCCTGACGCTGCCGTTGTATGAGGCGATGGCGTAA
- a CDS encoding restriction endonuclease subunit S, which yields MNTYLSDYVDIQGGHPFRGSIPADPQGNAYALQIRDASPEGIADWAALTRTSLDAYKNIVWLRPGDIVFAARGQNNYALCLDEVPVPAVCSQYFFLLRVKSSALLPGFLAWQMNRQPAQRYFAKHAEGSDQIGIRRGVLEALPIAVPSIEQQQRIADLDKAAHEERKTLQALIHNRELQLDALAFALHNHSTR from the coding sequence ATGAATACCTATCTCTCAGATTACGTCGATATCCAAGGCGGCCATCCGTTCCGCGGCAGCATCCCCGCGGACCCACAGGGAAATGCCTACGCCTTGCAGATCCGCGACGCCAGCCCTGAAGGCATCGCGGACTGGGCCGCACTCACGCGCACGTCGCTCGACGCCTACAAGAACATCGTCTGGCTGCGGCCGGGCGACATCGTCTTTGCCGCGCGCGGGCAGAACAACTACGCCCTGTGCCTCGACGAGGTTCCCGTCCCCGCAGTGTGCTCCCAGTACTTTTTCCTGTTGCGGGTGAAATCGTCCGCATTGCTTCCCGGTTTCCTCGCCTGGCAGATGAACCGGCAGCCCGCCCAGCGCTATTTCGCGAAGCATGCCGAAGGCTCGGACCAGATCGGCATCCGCCGGGGCGTATTGGAAGCGCTGCCCATTGCCGTGCCCTCCATCGAGCAGCAGCAACGCATCGCCGACCTCGACAAAGCCGCCCATGAAGAGCGGAAAACGCTGCAAGCATTGATCCACAACCGCGAACTCCAGCTCGACGCACTGGCCTTCGCACTGCACAACCACTCTACCCGCTGA
- a CDS encoding type I restriction-modification system subunit M: MPNDQINQDAINAAVWNACDTFRGTVDPSIYKDYVLTMLFLKYISDVWQDHYEGYQREHGDHPGLIEELLKTERFVLPPSANFYALHEARHQPGNGERIDKALHAIEEANIAKLRDVFQDISFNASKLGDEAQKNDILRHLLEDFAKPELDLRPSRIGALDVIGNAYEFLIKNFASTSGKKAGEFYTPPEVSRLMARLMAPQEGDEICDPTCGSGSLLMKCGQLIRAQGGGRKYALYGQEAIGSTWALAKMNMFLHGEDNHIIEWGDTLRNPKLLDKSGLLKHFDIVVANPPFSLEKWGQEGAEADKHKRFRRGIPPRTKGDYAFILHMIEVMKPGSGRMAVVVPHGVLFRGAAEGKIRQKLIDENLLDVVIGLPEKLFYGTGIPAAVLVFRKKKADDKVLFIDASREYQDGKNQNLLREQDIEKILATCAARADVEKYAHLASRAEIAENDYNLNIPRYVDTFEEEEEIDLMAVRAEREKLKAELAALEEKMSGYLKELGYE; encoded by the coding sequence ATGCCCAACGACCAGATCAACCAAGACGCCATCAACGCCGCCGTCTGGAACGCCTGCGACACCTTCCGCGGCACCGTGGACCCGAGCATCTACAAGGACTACGTCCTGACCATGCTCTTCCTCAAGTACATCTCCGACGTCTGGCAAGACCACTACGAGGGCTACCAGCGGGAGCACGGCGACCACCCCGGACTCATCGAGGAACTGCTCAAGACCGAGCGCTTCGTCCTGCCACCTTCCGCCAACTTTTACGCCCTCCACGAAGCCCGCCACCAGCCCGGCAACGGCGAACGCATCGACAAGGCCCTGCACGCCATAGAGGAAGCCAACATCGCCAAGCTGCGCGATGTGTTTCAGGACATCAGCTTCAACGCCAGCAAGCTCGGCGACGAAGCCCAGAAGAACGACATCCTGCGCCACCTACTGGAAGACTTCGCCAAGCCCGAGCTGGATCTGCGCCCCAGCCGCATCGGCGCCCTCGACGTCATCGGCAACGCCTACGAATTCCTCATCAAGAACTTTGCCTCCACCAGCGGCAAGAAGGCCGGCGAGTTCTACACCCCGCCCGAAGTCTCGCGCCTCATGGCCCGGCTGATGGCGCCCCAGGAAGGCGACGAAATCTGCGACCCCACCTGCGGCTCCGGCTCCCTGCTCATGAAATGCGGCCAGCTCATCCGCGCCCAGGGCGGCGGCCGCAAGTACGCCCTCTACGGCCAGGAGGCCATCGGCAGCACCTGGGCCCTGGCCAAGATGAACATGTTCCTCCACGGCGAGGACAACCACATCATCGAATGGGGCGACACCCTGAGAAACCCCAAGCTGCTCGATAAGTCCGGCCTGCTCAAGCACTTCGATATCGTCGTCGCCAATCCGCCCTTCTCCCTCGAAAAATGGGGCCAGGAAGGCGCCGAGGCCGACAAGCACAAGCGCTTCCGCCGCGGCATCCCGCCGCGCACCAAGGGCGACTACGCCTTCATCCTACACATGATCGAAGTCATGAAGCCCGGCAGCGGCCGCATGGCCGTCGTCGTGCCCCACGGCGTGCTGTTCCGCGGCGCGGCGGAAGGCAAGATCCGCCAGAAGCTCATCGACGAAAACCTGCTCGACGTCGTCATCGGCTTGCCGGAAAAGCTCTTCTACGGCACCGGCATCCCCGCCGCCGTCCTCGTCTTCCGCAAGAAGAAGGCCGACGACAAGGTGCTGTTCATCGACGCCAGCCGCGAATACCAGGACGGCAAAAACCAGAACCTGCTGCGCGAGCAGGACATCGAAAAAATCCTCGCCACCTGCGCCGCCCGCGCCGACGTGGAGAAATACGCCCACCTCGCCAGCCGCGCGGAAATCGCCGAGAACGACTACAACCTCAACATCCCCCGCTACGTGGACACCTTCGAGGAAGAAGAGGAAATCGACCTCATGGCGGTGCGCGCCGAGCGCGAAAAGCTCAAGGCCGAGCTGGCCGCGTTGGAAGAAAAGATGTCCGGTTATCTGAAGGAGTTGGGCTATGAATGA
- the dinD gene encoding DNA damage-inducible protein D has translation MNDKSKAVANSSHRTFEGMRQIDAEGNEFWSARQLAKVLDYSEYRHFLPVVERAREACQNSGQAIGDHFEEVLEMVEIGSGAMRPINDFRLSRYACYLIVQNGDPAKPVIAAGQTYFATQTRLQELEDQRRLLLRDELAQHNKDLAAAAKQAGVDTPLDYAVFQDHGYKGLYGGLGAKDIHGRKQLKKSQKILDHMGSTELAANLFRATQAEDKLRREGIKGKAAANRTHLEVGKKVRQTIAELGGTMPEDLPTPETSIKQLERRIEQIEDKKDRKQ, from the coding sequence ATGAATGACAAGAGCAAAGCCGTGGCCAACAGCAGCCACCGCACCTTTGAAGGCATGCGCCAGATCGATGCAGAGGGCAACGAATTCTGGTCCGCACGCCAATTGGCGAAGGTGCTCGACTACTCCGAATACCGGCATTTCCTCCCCGTCGTCGAGCGTGCGCGAGAGGCTTGCCAGAACAGCGGGCAAGCCATCGGAGACCATTTCGAGGAAGTCCTCGAAATGGTCGAAATCGGCTCCGGTGCCATGCGACCGATCAACGACTTCCGGCTCTCCCGATACGCCTGCTACCTGATCGTCCAGAACGGCGACCCCGCCAAACCCGTCATCGCCGCGGGACAAACCTACTTTGCCACGCAAACCCGGCTGCAGGAACTGGAAGACCAGCGACGCCTGCTGCTGCGCGACGAACTGGCCCAGCACAACAAAGACCTGGCCGCCGCGGCAAAACAGGCGGGCGTCGACACCCCGCTCGATTACGCCGTATTCCAGGACCACGGCTACAAAGGCCTGTACGGCGGCCTGGGCGCCAAGGACATCCACGGCCGAAAGCAGTTGAAGAAGAGTCAGAAGATTCTCGACCACATGGGCAGCACCGAGCTGGCGGCCAACCTGTTCCGCGCCACCCAGGCCGAAGACAAGCTCCGCCGCGAAGGCATCAAGGGCAAGGCCGCCGCCAACCGCACCCACCTCGAAGTCGGCAAGAAAGTTCGGCAGACCATCGCCGAACTCGGCGGCACCATGCCCGAAGACCTGCCCACGCCGGAAACCAGCATCAAACAACTGGAGCGCCGGATCGAACAAATTGAAGACAAGAAAGACCGCAAGCAATGA
- a CDS encoding restriction endonuclease subunit S has product MLPEGWKRQTVADICEMQNGHGFGPDDWGTEGLPIIRIQNLNGGQNFDFYAGPTEPRWIVEPGQLLFAWAGSKGVSFGPTIWRGTRGVLNQHIFRVHAKEGIDNAWLYWALRHVTDRIEANAHGFKATLVHVKKSDIDQQSVIVPDQGTQTRIAEVMQTWDEAIAATEKLLANSRKQKQTLAQQVLRGIKRLGKFKTSADWKNTPHGPIPADWSYPRIGTVAKEVSGKHSSGADYPVLSCTKHGGLVDSLQYFKKRVFSEDLSTYKVVPCESFVYATNHIEEGSIGYQNLYDFGLVSPMYTVFSTNDEVDDGYLYRLLKTEHYRQIFAANTNSSVDRRGSLRWKDFKQIHIPLPSLPEQRAIAELIDLADREIELIEKKLEMLREEKRALMQQLLTGKRRVRVPASEATP; this is encoded by the coding sequence ATGCTGCCTGAAGGCTGGAAGCGACAAACAGTCGCCGATATTTGCGAAATGCAGAATGGACATGGATTCGGTCCTGACGACTGGGGTACAGAAGGACTCCCAATCATTCGGATTCAGAACCTCAACGGCGGCCAGAACTTCGACTTCTACGCTGGTCCGACAGAACCTCGATGGATAGTTGAACCGGGGCAACTACTCTTCGCCTGGGCTGGTAGCAAAGGCGTGTCCTTTGGCCCGACAATCTGGCGGGGAACGCGTGGTGTGCTGAACCAGCACATTTTCAGGGTCCATGCCAAAGAAGGTATAGACAATGCATGGCTCTATTGGGCGCTGAGGCATGTAACGGATCGAATCGAGGCAAACGCGCACGGATTCAAAGCGACCTTAGTCCACGTCAAGAAGTCCGACATTGACCAGCAGAGCGTAATCGTTCCCGACCAAGGGACTCAAACACGAATTGCTGAGGTCATGCAGACGTGGGACGAAGCCATCGCCGCAACCGAAAAGCTGCTCGCCAACAGCCGCAAGCAGAAGCAGACTCTTGCCCAACAGGTCCTGCGAGGTATCAAGCGTCTCGGCAAATTCAAGACCAGTGCCGATTGGAAGAACACGCCTCATGGCCCAATCCCTGCCGACTGGTCATATCCCCGCATAGGCACAGTAGCCAAGGAAGTCAGCGGCAAACATAGCTCAGGCGCAGACTATCCAGTCCTTTCTTGCACGAAACACGGAGGACTCGTCGACTCCCTTCAGTATTTCAAGAAGCGTGTCTTCAGCGAAGACTTGTCGACCTACAAGGTCGTACCGTGCGAAAGCTTCGTTTATGCGACCAACCATATCGAGGAAGGGTCCATCGGTTACCAGAACCTGTACGACTTCGGTTTGGTCAGTCCTATGTATACCGTCTTCAGCACCAACGACGAGGTCGACGATGGCTATCTGTATCGACTGCTGAAGACTGAGCATTACCGGCAGATATTCGCGGCCAATACCAACTCGTCGGTGGATCGTCGCGGCAGCTTGCGCTGGAAGGACTTCAAGCAGATTCACATCCCGTTGCCATCGCTCCCCGAACAGCGGGCCATCGCGGAGCTTATTGATCTGGCAGATCGGGAAATCGAACTGATCGAGAAGAAACTCGAAATGCTGAGGGAGGAAAAGCGAGCCCTCATGCAACAACTCCTCACCGGCAAACGCCGCGTACGCGTTCCCGCCAGCGAGGCCACGCCATGA